The genome window GCACCATCCTCGGCCCCAAGACAGAGGGCGGTCACCTGCCCACCGGCTTTATCTGCCAACTGCCTGGCCGCATGGATGACTTCCAAAGCTACCGGCTTAACTGCGCCTTCCACCTGCTCAACGATCGCAAAAATTGGGTTGCCGCTAGTCACTGATTTTCACTCCATTCAGACCAAAGAAGGCAAAAGGATAACGCATTTAATGAACCGGGTTCAATAGAAAGTAATAAAGGGCTGAAACAACCGGGCAGGCAATATCCGCCGGGGAGCAATCAGTATTTTCCGGGCGGGCGGAACAGGGGCAGGTCCAGAATCCATTCGACTTCCCAGATTTCACCGATCGTCCCCAACCCTAAAAGCAGAACATACAGGACGAGAACGAACAGCCCGATTCCGGCTTTATATTTATAAAAATATTGCCGGAGCCGATCCATAAAGGAGAAGGAGGCGGAATTTTCTTGATTGGAAGTTGCGTCTTGCATAGTCGTCAGGAGGGGTGAGGGGTTAAAGGGTCACTCCAATAAATTTCATATCACTTTTTCTTCTTCGCGCAGCAGGCGCACCAGTTGAGGCAACGACTCTGGCAAAGGCCCATCGAGTATCCGGCCTTTCTTTCTCGCAGCCGGCAGGGAGAAATCCATTTGCCGGACTCTCGGCGCACCCGAAATTTCGGGGTCGAATCCGATACTTTTAGCATCCAGCACCTGAATCACCTTTTTCTTGGCGGCCATGATTCCCTTGAGCGAAGGCAGGCGCGGTTCATTAAGCCCTTTTTGGCAAGTCAATAAAAGCGGCAGAGAAGATTCCAGGCACTCGGAGCCGCCTTCTATCTGCCTCGTAACTTGAGCCTGTTTATAATCGTCAGAGAACGTCAACTGAGTGACGACGGAGGCAAAGGGAATATCCAGTAAAACCGCAAGCGCCGGTCCGACCTCGGCCATATCGTCATCGACGGCTTGCCGCCCGCAAAGGATCAAATCGAATGCGAGCGTGGAAATGCCTTGTGCCAGCGCCTCGGCCACCGCCAGGTTATCGAGGTTGTCAAACGCGGCATCGCTCAAGTGAATGGCTTTGTCCGCCCCCATCGCCAGCCCGGTTTTCAAAACTTCTTTAAAACTCTCCGGCCCCAGGCTGATCAGGGTGATTTCCGAATCAGGCTTGTTGGCCTTGATGCGGAGCGCTTCCTCCACCGCAAACTCATCGTAGGGGTTCATCACCCTGGGGCTGCCGGTCGCATCAATCTGGCCTTCCTTGATGCTGATTTTGGCGGCGGTGTCGATGACTTGTTTGACGCAGACGATGATTCGCATAGGTAAATTGACTTGAGGTTTCCGCTGGTTCAACAATTTGCTATTATCTCATTGTTCCCGATAAATAGGAACCCAACAAAAATATAACAGAATCCTGAGTTCACCCGTCCTTTTAAATTATGACCCAACCCGCAAACCGAATATACGCCCTGCTCTTCAAAGTCCTGATATTGGCATACGCATTCAATCAATTTTCCCTGATCTCCGCCGATACAGATCTCTGGGGACATCTCAAATTCGGGGAAGCGGCCTGGATGCAAAATTCATTACCGTCCACGGACCCATACTCCTATACAGCCGAGGGCCTGCCCTGGGTCAATCACGAATGGCTGGCAGAAATTTTTTATTATCTGATTTATGCGGCGCTGGGTTCCACAGGTCTTCTGGTTTTCAAGCTGGCACTGGGACTATTCATTATTCATCTGCTCTCCTCACTGTATTTTGCCAAAGAAAATAACGCGTACATTTACCTGCTCATTTTCTTTCTTCTGGTCACCGTGATAGCTCCCGGGTTCATGACCCGCCCTCACCTCTTAACGTTTCTCTTTCTAACCCTGCTTGTCGTGCAGTTGCAACAATTTTTTGACGGCAATTTAAAGGCCCTGGCCTGGTCCCCGCTTTTAATGCTCGTTTGGGCGAATTGTCATGGTGGCGTGGTGGCGGGAATAGGCATCTTCGGTGCGGTGGCCGCAGTGGAGGGAGGGCGTTGCCTCTATACCGGAGAAAAACACGGCAGGATTTTATTGGGTTATTTTACCCTCTCCTGCCTGGCTCTTCTGGTCAACCCCGAAGGTTACAAACTATGGGTATTTTTTTTCGAGTCACTCTCCGTGCCGCGCGACATTGGCGAATGGAACCCGGTCCCCCTGTCGGGCACCGGGTTTCTGGAGTTCAAAATCCTGACAGCCCTGTTTGTGGCCTCGTTGTTTGTTCCAGGGCGTAAACGCCTGTGGGAAGTTCTCATCATCGGTCTGGCAATCATTTACGGTTTCAAACACCAGCGCCACACCGTGCTCGCGGCAATCGTCATGATCCCCTACCTGCCGCTCAAGATGGCAGAATTCTCGAGACGCTTTCACATCCAGGAAACCCTGGACGGCCTGTCAACTCAGGTAAGCATGGTGTTGAAATCAGCAATCGTTATATTAACCGTGGGGCATTTATTTGTCGGGCTCAGCAAGTACCAGACCAGTGACTTCAAAATTCTGGTGGAACCGGGGCGCTACCCCACCTACGCCGCACAGTTTCTGCTGGCAAACGGAATCAACGGCAATGCTCTCGTCCCCTTCGACTGGGGCGAATATTTTATCTGGAAACTGCCCGAGTCCAGGGTTTCCGTCGACGGCAGGTTCCGTACCGTCTACCCGGACAAAATCCTGCGACAACACATGGCCTTCACCGCCGGCCAGCCGGAAGGAGACGGCTTGCTGAAAGATTTCCCGACCGATCTTGTTGTCATACGCAAATCGGACCCCAATCGGAATTTTATGGAAAATAAAACCGAATGGCTCAAGTTTTATGAAGATCCACTGGCGAAAATCTATATAAGGAAATCCCAGCCGCCGGGCCCCACCGAGGAAAAGTTTCTGCACAAAAAACTCGTTGACCCTCGCGACCCGCCGCCGCACGTGTTTCCGGGGTAAAAATGAAACCTTTTCACGGATTTCCCAAAGCAGGAATAAAATTCCTGGCGGAACTTGAAAAAAACAATAATAAGGAATGGTTCCAGCAAAACAAAACCCGCTACCAGGAATCGCTGGAAGCGCCGACCAAAGAATTTGTAGCGGTCATGACCGACAAAATGCAAGCGTTGATCGGCGGCCCGGTGAGAGGCAAGATTTTTCGCATCCATCGCGATATACGCTTCAGCAAGGACAAAACACCCTACAACCCGATGATCAAAATAGCCTTTGCGTCAGCTGACAAAAAGGGTAAAAAGGGTTGCTCCTCGGCCATGTACTTTTTCAGATTGCAACCCGGCACACTGGCTCTCGGCACCGGGGTTTATGAAATAAACGACCACCGGATGCTGGAAAGGTATCGAAAATCCGTCGCCGATGTAAAACAGGGACCGCAGTTAGCAAAAATCCTGGATAGATTCAGGCAAAACGGATTCTGGATCAACGAACCTCATTACAGGCGGGTTCCCCAAGGCTTTGAAAAAGACCATCCGCGTGAAGATCTGCTCAGACACAAAAACCTATATGCGTTTATCGAAGCACCGGTTGCAAGCCAGCTGTCCACGGAACAAGCGGTGGATTACTGCCTTAAACAATATAAAGAATTGAGTCCGCTGTATCACTGGCTGAATGGTTTATAGCGTGGAGTTTACTTGAGGGGAGGGAGAGTCGAGTTAAATACTATTTTCATCTAAAACAATTTTAGCTCTATCCGCCATTTTGAGCAAAAAAATCCTATTTTTATCGCCGCAGATTTCCGCGTGGGGCCTGCCTTTTCTCCCTCTCACTTATTACCAGAAAGAGTAAGGTGGCAAGCCCGTAAACCTTTTTAAACAAACAAAGATTGGGCAAAAAAAAGTTAGGCAGACGTTAAAATAAGAAACTCAAAGGAAGAAGGAAATTTTTTTGCAGCCGTTTTTAATTTTTTTTTCAACAAAATACTTCTGTTAACTTAAGGGTTAGCTAACAATTCATTTTACTTTTGTTTTTCCAGTTGATTTTAGAAAATTGGTTTTATATATTACCCACTTCTTTCCCTCCAAAATAATCTTACAAATTTCTGCCCACTAGGAATTTATGAATTCGAAGGACATTCTTTGGCAACAGTGTTTGAAGGAAATCGAAGAACAAATACTGCCGGAGAACTACACCGCCTGGTTCGCTTCCACTTATCCTTACGCTTTACATAACGAATCGCTCACGATTGCCGTTCCCAATAATTTTTATAAAAAGTGTCTGCAGGAAAATTATCAGGATTTGATCGAGTCCACTCTTGAATCTCTTTTGAAAAAGAGAACTCGGGTGGACTTCTTCGTCGACAGTGAACCGCGAGGCAACAATCAGGCGCAGAACGCGCTTACTAATAACAACAAAACCGAGCAAATCATACCCGCCCCGAGTAATGATATCTGGGACCTCAGGATAGAATCTTCATTAAATCCCAAATATAAATTTTCTAATTTTGTCGTTGGGTCCAGCAATCAATTCGCCCATGCCGCAGCGCTGGCAGTGGGCAATAATCCGGCGATGGCCTACAACCCGCTATTTATTTACGGAGCGGTCGGTCTGGGAAAAACTCATCTTATGCATGCCATCGGTCACCAGATTCTGGAAAATGATCCCAACGCCAGAGTCCGATACCTGTCAGCAGAAACGTTTACGGTGGATTTGATCGAGTCTCTGAAAAGGGACGAGATGCCGGCATTTCGAAAACGCTATCGTCCTCTTGACGTATTGCTGATAGACGATATCCAATTCCTGGCAGGTAAGGACCGAACCCAGGAAGAGTTCTTCTATACCTTTAACACCTTGTACGAATCTCACAAGCAGATCGTCATCTCCAGTGACCGGTATCCGAAGGATATGCAAAA of Nitrospinota bacterium contains these proteins:
- a CDS encoding electron transfer flavoprotein subunit beta/FixA family protein; this translates as MRIIVCVKQVIDTAAKISIKEGQIDATGSPRVMNPYDEFAVEEALRIKANKPDSEITLISLGPESFKEVLKTGLAMGADKAIHLSDAAFDNLDNLAVAEALAQGISTLAFDLILCGRQAVDDDMAEVGPALAVLLDIPFASVVTQLTFSDDYKQAQVTRQIEGGSECLESSLPLLLTCQKGLNEPRLPSLKGIMAAKKKVIQVLDAKSIGFDPEISGAPRVRQMDFSLPAARKKGRILDGPLPESLPQLVRLLREEEKVI
- a CDS encoding DUF2461 domain-containing protein, with product MKPFHGFPKAGIKFLAELEKNNNKEWFQQNKTRYQESLEAPTKEFVAVMTDKMQALIGGPVRGKIFRIHRDIRFSKDKTPYNPMIKIAFASADKKGKKGCSSAMYFFRLQPGTLALGTGVYEINDHRMLERYRKSVADVKQGPQLAKILDRFRQNGFWINEPHYRRVPQGFEKDHPREDLLRHKNLYAFIEAPVASQLSTEQAVDYCLKQYKELSPLYHWLNGL
- the dnaA gene encoding chromosomal replication initiator protein DnaA; its protein translation is MNSKDILWQQCLKEIEEQILPENYTAWFASTYPYALHNESLTIAVPNNFYKKCLQENYQDLIESTLESLLKKRTRVDFFVDSEPRGNNQAQNALTNNNKTEQIIPAPSNDIWDLRIESSLNPKYKFSNFVVGSSNQFAHAAALAVGNNPAMAYNPLFIYGAVGLGKTHLMHAIGHQILENDPNARVRYLSAETFTVDLIESLKRDEMPAFRKRYRPLDVLLIDDIQFLAGKDRTQEEFFYTFNTLYESHKQIVISSDRYPKDMQNIEERLRSRFDSGVVADINHPDVETKVAILYKKADIHKKVIPQDVAMFIASNIKSNIRELEGLLLRIIAYASFTHREISLDLAKEILKEFSYDKTKNFTVPNIMKIVAAYFNLKVADLKSKKRTREISFPRQIAMYLCREYTKCSLPDIGKQFGGKDHTTVIFSHKKITKSVLENNQLAKNIQDITEKIESE